ATGGACTTTGTGGGCAGATTGCAGATGATTATATTGTTCCTTACCTGAAAAAAAATGATTGGAATAAGGGAGTTCTGCAAGGGACACTTGCCCTCGCATCTGTTGCTGCAAAGAACTATGGCGTTCAACTTACCGGAGTTCCCAAAGAAATCCCGCATCGGGAAGGATCTGCTACAGGTGCAATAATTAAGTTCATTATTACTTTGCTTGTCATATCTCTTTTTATGCGTGGTAGAATCGGATTTTTGCCCTTGCTTTTGCTTGGTGGTTTGGGTGGCAGATCCGGTGGTTGGTCTGGTGGAGGCAGTGGTTTTGGTGGTTTTGGAGGTTTCGGTGGTGGACTCAGCGGGGGCGGAGGAATCGGACGGAGTTTCTAATGCCTTGGTATTTGATAATTATCAGTTTCTTTCTGAATATCTTTTTTGGAATATTTTTTTGCTACTTTTTACTCCTGATAT
The window above is part of the Candidatus Cloacimonadota bacterium genome. Proteins encoded here:
- a CDS encoding TPM domain-containing protein, which codes for MKLINKRKHFFILLFFILISSALIGKIVYPKPKGFANDFAGVISGSVIKQLDNIAIELKQKTDFGLAVAVVPDLQGEDPDRYATDLYAKWGVGSKKTDAGVLLLIAVKERKLKIETGYGAEGFLPDGLCGQIADDYIVPYLKKNDWNKGVLQGTLALASVAAKNYGVQLTGVPKEIPHREGSATGAIIKFIITLLVISLFMRGRIGFLPLLLLGGLGGRSGGWSGGGSGFGGFGGFGGGLSGGGGIGRSF